A region from the Fundidesulfovibrio putealis DSM 16056 genome encodes:
- a CDS encoding DUF2318 domain-containing protein, producing MKRTLYLARRPNVLASAMNRPTPQALFLAALLALAFIIAVPLAVRAAEDAVKIPVKDVSETAKFYKFDEGGVTVKYFLIKAPDGSVRAALDACDACYPEKKGYKQAGEFMICQNCGMKFHVSRVSMVKGGCNPHPVASKVEGDNVVISKAELASGVKYFK from the coding sequence GTGAAACGCACTCTGTATCTCGCCCGTCGTCCCAACGTCCTGGCCTCGGCCATGAACCGCCCCACCCCCCAGGCGCTTTTCCTGGCCGCCCTGCTGGCGCTGGCCTTCATCATCGCTGTGCCCCTTGCCGTGCGTGCCGCCGAGGACGCGGTGAAGATCCCGGTGAAGGACGTGTCCGAGACCGCCAAGTTCTATAAGTTCGACGAAGGCGGCGTCACCGTGAAGTATTTCCTCATCAAGGCCCCTGACGGCAGCGTTCGCGCCGCCCTGGACGCCTGCGACGCCTGCTACCCCGAGAAGAAGGGCTACAAGCAGGCCGGTGAGTTCATGATCTGCCAGAACTGCGGGATGAAGTTCCACGTGTCGCGCGTGTCCATGGTCAAGGGCGGCTGCAACCCGCACCCCGTGGCCAGCAAGGTTGAAGGCGACAACGTGGTGATCTCCAAGGCCGAGCTGGCTTCCGGCGTCAAGTACTTCAAGTAG
- a CDS encoding ABC transporter permease: MNLLTLPIRTLRRKFMRTLLLTVVFAAGICSVVALNYVSKAVGDSMEKKLTAFGANIMLQPKVDTLAVGYGGFSLGNVSFDVKHLTMAQVAKVRDIELKERIAAVAPKFIAQGKVKDQPVALIGVDWPEELLIKNYWGFVGRPAEAPGEVLVGSKAAEALGLKPGDTFQAGLGTFSVAGVLTPSGSEDDNVIFAGIMDLQLAMSQVGVVHFAEVAALCAGCPIDEIVGQITQVLPDVDIVAMQKVVKSRMYTIHFVQQLAMIVSVILLLTACFMIALSLLASVNERKHEIGVLRSLGYARGAVFSIFCLEALFIGMVAGLIGYFSGFGVSFSVMDMLGMAKEAELTMEVWHLGLTLAGVSAISCLSSVIPAWKAANTDPSQALVML, from the coding sequence ATGAACCTCCTCACTCTTCCGATTCGCACGTTGCGGCGCAAGTTCATGCGCACGCTGCTGCTCACGGTGGTGTTCGCGGCGGGCATTTGCTCTGTGGTGGCCTTAAACTACGTGTCCAAGGCCGTGGGCGACTCCATGGAGAAGAAGCTGACGGCCTTCGGGGCCAACATCATGCTCCAGCCCAAGGTGGACACCCTGGCCGTGGGCTACGGCGGCTTCAGCCTGGGCAACGTCTCCTTCGACGTGAAACATCTCACCATGGCCCAGGTTGCCAAGGTGCGAGACATCGAGCTCAAGGAGCGCATCGCCGCCGTGGCCCCCAAGTTCATCGCCCAGGGCAAGGTCAAGGACCAGCCCGTGGCCCTGATCGGCGTCGACTGGCCGGAAGAGCTCCTGATCAAGAACTACTGGGGCTTCGTGGGACGACCCGCCGAAGCGCCCGGCGAAGTGCTGGTCGGTTCCAAGGCCGCCGAAGCGCTGGGGCTCAAGCCCGGCGACACCTTCCAGGCTGGCCTTGGCACCTTCAGCGTGGCCGGGGTACTCACGCCCAGCGGCTCCGAGGACGACAACGTGATCTTCGCGGGCATCATGGACCTGCAACTGGCCATGAGCCAGGTGGGCGTTGTCCACTTTGCAGAAGTTGCCGCGCTGTGCGCCGGATGCCCCATCGACGAGATCGTGGGACAGATCACGCAGGTGCTCCCCGACGTGGACATCGTGGCCATGCAGAAGGTGGTCAAGAGCCGCATGTATACTATCCATTTCGTGCAGCAGCTGGCCATGATCGTGAGCGTCATCCTGCTGCTCACAGCCTGCTTCATGATCGCCCTGTCGCTCCTGGCCTCGGTGAACGAGCGTAAGCATGAGATCGGCGTGCTGCGGTCGCTTGGCTACGCGCGCGGCGCTGTGTTCTCCATCTTCTGCCTGGAGGCGTTGTTCATCGGCATGGTGGCTGGCCTGATCGGCTATTTCTCCGGGTTCGGCGTCAGCTTCTCGGTCATGGACATGCTGGGCATGGCCAAGGAAGCCGAGCTGACCATGGAAGTCTGGCATCTGGGACTGACCCTGGCCGGGGTGTCCGCAATTTCCTGCCTGTCCTCGGTGATTCCCGCCTGGAAGGCCGCCAATACCGACCCCAGCCAGGCGCTGGTCATGCTGTAG
- the gltX gene encoding glutamate--tRNA ligase has translation MSIVTRFAPSPTGQLHIGGARTAIFSWLLARQAGGRFLLRIEDTDTVRSQAAYTEGILASMKWLGLDWDDEPIYQTQRFDIYNQYIDRMVEAGSAYWCSCTPEEVEAMRETARANGTKPKYDGRCRERGLGPGPGRVVRLKAPLGGSTIMDDLVHGPVSFENTELDDMILRRSDNTPTYNLAVVVDDATMGVTHVIRGDDHINNTPKQILIYNALGFPLPVFGHVPMILGPDKKKLSKRHGATAVYEYEAEGILPEAMLNCLVRLGWSFGDQEVFTREELIEHFSIKALGKSASVFDREKLLWLNQHYIKECPLDRLAQLLEPHLATRGFAAVDREYLKAFLPLLQPRSRTLLEMADQCAMFLADQPEMDAQAAAKFLTDDVKPHLAALAAIFAAAPDFAQEPLEAAAKAYLDEKELKFKTVAQPLRVALTGRTASPGLFEMMQAMGRERVLARLSRV, from the coding sequence ATGAGCATCGTCACCCGTTTCGCCCCCAGCCCCACCGGACAGCTGCACATCGGCGGCGCGCGCACTGCCATCTTCAGCTGGCTGCTGGCCCGTCAGGCTGGCGGCAGGTTCCTCCTGCGCATCGAGGACACCGACACCGTCCGCTCCCAGGCCGCCTACACCGAGGGCATCCTGGCCTCCATGAAATGGCTCGGGCTGGACTGGGACGACGAGCCCATCTACCAGACCCAGCGCTTCGACATCTACAACCAGTACATCGACCGCATGGTCGAGGCCGGTTCGGCCTACTGGTGCTCCTGCACGCCCGAAGAGGTCGAAGCCATGCGCGAGACCGCCCGCGCCAACGGCACCAAGCCCAAGTACGACGGACGCTGCCGCGAGCGCGGCCTCGGCCCCGGCCCCGGACGCGTGGTGCGCTTGAAGGCCCCCCTGGGCGGATCCACCATCATGGACGACCTCGTCCACGGCCCCGTCTCCTTCGAGAACACCGAGCTGGACGACATGATCCTGCGCCGCTCCGACAACACGCCCACCTACAACCTCGCCGTCGTGGTGGACGACGCCACCATGGGCGTGACCCACGTCATCCGGGGCGACGACCACATCAACAACACGCCCAAGCAGATCCTCATCTACAACGCGCTGGGCTTCCCCCTGCCGGTGTTCGGCCACGTTCCCATGATCCTCGGGCCGGACAAGAAGAAGCTCTCCAAGCGCCACGGCGCGACCGCCGTCTACGAATACGAGGCCGAAGGCATCCTGCCCGAAGCCATGCTCAACTGCCTGGTGCGCCTGGGCTGGTCCTTCGGCGACCAGGAAGTCTTCACCCGCGAAGAACTCATTGAGCATTTCTCCATCAAGGCGCTGGGCAAGTCCGCCTCCGTGTTCGACCGCGAGAAGCTCCTGTGGCTGAACCAGCACTACATCAAAGAGTGCCCGCTGGACCGCCTCGCCCAACTCCTGGAGCCGCATCTGGCCACGCGCGGCTTCGCTGCCGTCGACCGCGAGTACCTGAAGGCCTTCCTGCCCCTCCTGCAGCCGCGCTCCCGCACGCTTCTTGAAATGGCCGATCAGTGCGCCATGTTCCTGGCCGACCAGCCCGAGATGGACGCCCAGGCCGCAGCCAAGTTCCTCACCGACGACGTGAAACCGCATCTGGCAGCGCTCGCCGCCATTTTCGCCGCCGCGCCGGACTTCGCCCAGGAGCCCCTGGAAGCCGCAGCCAAAGCCTATCTCGACGAGAAGGAACTGAAGTTCAAGACCGTGGCCCAGCCGCTGCGCGTGGCCCTCACCGGACGCACCGCCAGCCCAGGGTTGTTCGAGATGATGCAGGCCATGGGGCGCGAACGCGTGCTGGCGAGACTTTCGCGGGTATAG